The Gemmatimonadaceae bacterium genomic sequence ATCGCCATGGTCTTGGCGACTTCCTCTTCGGTGATGTCCATGCCCTGCGCGATCTCGGCGTGCGTGGCGTCGCGGCCCAGTTCCTGGAGCAGCGCGCTCGCGCGCTTGCCGATGCGGTGTAGCGTTCCGGCACGGTTGAGCGGGACGCGCACGATGCGCGACTGTTCGGCGAGCGCCTGCAGGATCGCCTGACGGATCCACCAGACGGCGTAGGAGATGAACTTGATCCCCTTGGTTTCGTCAAATTTGTGAGCGGCGCGAATCAGGCCGAGGTTGCCCTCGTTGATCAGATCCGAGAGCGACACGCCCTGATTCTGATACTTCTTCGCGACCGAGACTACGAAGCGCAGATTCGAGCGCACGAGCTTGTCGAGCGCTTCCTGATCGCCCTTCCGGATTTCCTGGGCAAGGCGCACTTCTTCGTCGCGCGAGATCAGCGGATACGCGCTGATGTCACGAAGATACTGGTCGAGCGAGCCTTCTTCGTACGACGACTTCTTGTTGCCGGTTGCGGCCATACGCACAGCGGAAGGGGAGGTGGGCGCGTGCTGGGTGGGGGCGTGCGGCGTGCGGTCGTTCTACGTACTGCCGAGAGGAATTGCTGATCAGCTATTCGAGCCTACTTGATTCGCTCACCCAGCCGCTGCCAGCGAATGTGCGTGAGCCAGGCAAAGCTGTGATCGGACGTGTCCGGTGCGTAGCTGTAATAAATAACGAATGGCTTGCCTTTGACCAGCGAGTCCGCCACGAAG encodes the following:
- a CDS encoding RNA polymerase sigma factor RpoD/SigA produces the protein MAATGNKKSSYEEGSLDQYLRDISAYPLISRDEEVRLAQEIRKGDQEALDKLVRSNLRFVVSVAKKYQNQGVSLSDLINEGNLGLIRAAHKFDETKGIKFISYAVWWIRQAILQALAEQSRIVRVPLNRAGTLHRIGKRASALLQELGRDATHAEIAQGMDITEEEVAKTMA